The sequence AGATACCGGAAACCATGGCGGTTCCGGTGGAAAAAACCCCACGGTGCCGGAGAGACTGAGCTCGCCGAGCACCGGCTGGCTCCTGCACGGGCGGGTGTGCAAAACCCCCAGGGCTGAACGTGGCTCAGGAACAATTCCTAACTCTGAGAGCCAAGCTTTGTTTAGGCCAGTATTTCACCTCAGTCTAATTTACTATCCACGCAGAACAGACTTCAGAAATAAGTGCAAAAGTCCTGTACCAAACACGCGGTGTCATCTGTGAGAGGCGTCATCgacagagcaaaaggaaaactttctgTCAGCCAAACAcattgtcttctttttcttctttttacagttTCAGGATAAGCTAGAACTTCCACTGGCCACGCACATCACAGGTTGCATCACCAAGAGCAGCTCCATGACCCCATCCCTGGACTATCTGGTAACAGCAAGATTTTACACAGGAAATTTAAAAGTGCCAAAATGACATTTATGTCATATACGCAGTGATGTTCTGTGTCCGGTAGATACAGGCACTGCATCGACTTCTTCCTTCTAATTGCGACCTGGGCTATTCGATTTCTTCTCAAAAGTCCTTCCTCAGCACTGGTGGGTTTCTCGGGGAGCCGTGGAGCTCCCCAGTGCCCAGCGGCTCACTGAGGAGGTGGAAGTCTACTACGGAATACTGTCCCCAGCTGCAACCCCACCATAtatgcagttttctgtttcttccagtaAAACAGTGAATAAGAGAGTGCTAATAACCGACCCAAGTTACCCTTCTTCAGTTAAGAGAGACAACTCCTCTTCCTTCATACATAGAATTTATGCCTGTAATGTTAGGCCTGTAAtttgttatttccattttaggATCAATTTTTATTGTTACGTAGTTCTTGTTCTCCATAAGACTATGCCTGTGTTGCTGAAAGAACAACCTGAAACACTGTATTAGGTTGctgttttagggaaaaaaaaatccaccttgcAGAAATGTCCTCCtcacagaattttaaatctttgtcCTCTGAGCAGAGGAGTTGTGTGCTGAGCAGACAAGCTAGCAGGACACGGCACTGGGCTGGAGAACTCATTTATCTTGCTTTAGAAATGACACAGGAACTAAATCTGCCCTCACTTTACATCGCTGACTTTTATGGGACTACCCTACTGTAACACAAGGGCAGATGCAACCTAAAAAATGTAGGTATCTCAAGCCATAACTAATCAAAAGCAGTTACACAGACATTAAACAAGCTGATACAGAAAGCTACAGATACTGAGAAATTTTCAGTCCAAACTGGACCTTCTGCAGCTCAATTCTCACTAAGGCTTAAATTTCCAGCAGATGTGAAATaagtagaaataaaacactgaaatatagGAAAAATTCGACCGATAACAAACTGCTGAGAAACAGGATAGTATCTCCCAAATATAGAGTGTTTAGGTGTCCAAACATGAAAGTTAAGGCACGTAACATGAGAAAAAATACCTTCTCTACATAGCTAACGGTGCCAGCAGCTTGAAGCACACCGTGCTGCGCCCAGGCGAAGCTGCCGGCACTGGCCgaagggagcaggcaggcgGCAAGGCAAGCCGACCCTGGGCTGGAAATGCAGGAGCACACCCCAGCTCCCAACTAGGGCacccacagagctgctgggaacGGTGGGCACACGGGTCCCTTTGGGGCGGGCCACGCACCAGAAATACTTCAAGGACATTCTGGGGCCCCAAGGGTGTTATTACAGTTTGTATAAGATATCTTTAAGCAAGGCGCTTAAAGAAATATATAGGTCAACGCCCTCAGAGGTTGAACAGtgataacaaaacaaaaaaaaagctcctaATTGACCGAAGCGATCCTGGCACAGCCTGGGAGAGACTCTACCCCACATTAGAGGCATGAAGTTCAGCATCATCCCTATCCAGAGTTAAGCCTTCGCAGGCTGCCCCATCCACCCTTCTGAGCAGCCATCCGGACTATCCAGTTCATTACCCCACTCCAGGTCGAAAGGGAATCCTCAGAAAATGAGTATATGCAGAGTCTGaaagtatttccaaaataatgcTGCCTTGTAAAGCAGATAAATATTACAACTCCAGATAATGGTTTTGCTTGCCTGTAATCAGAACAGTAAAGCtaataaaaaccacaaaccccCTCTTCGGgttaaaagagaacaaaactaCCCAGAGCTTAGGCCACAGAACTAATAATTCTGTAATTCTCAATCTGAACAAGAACTACCTGGCACTGCGCTGTCTCTTTAAGGAGCACACAGCTGCTCagcaccagcaaaaaaaaaaaaaaaaaaaggcttgatAAGGATACTGCCTTTTCCTTATTTCATCATTACAGCCCTCACTTCTCCCTTCACCTTCGGTGTAGTGACCTCTGGAGTGGCTCGTCAGTTCCTAGGCTTTGTGGACAGGGATGTGCCATACACACGCCTCTGCAAAGCCTACAGGGCATATATACAGCAGGAATAACCAGGTCCCGCGTATCTTGGCTGGAACAGACACGGTGCAAGCCAGCTGAGGCTAAAACAAAGTTTAGTAGCTGGCGTGACTATGGAATTTAAACAGGTTGTTACCTGTGGATAGCCAGAGAGACTGAAAAGCCTTCTTCTATATCACGGGTGCAATCCTCTCGTTACACAAGTGTACGATGTTCTTAAGCAAGCTCTGTATCGCCTATAAGATGAGCCAGTAGCTAAACCTGCCAGTTGCTGGGAGAGGCGAGAGGTACGGCGAGCGTGCACCGCACGCCGTGGCACAGCCGCTCAGAGGTGCGATGATACAGCAGTCCCAAAACTGCCACGCAAAACACTCGTGGGGTTTGGATCGGTTGTTTCTCCCAGAGAACAGGCTCAAAGCAGGCAGGATCCGAGCCTCCAGGTTCAACCCAGTTCAACGTTTCCGTACAGGCAACAAATTCAAAACAGCTTCTGCATTAACAAGCAGGTAGAGCCTCGCTGCCCGCGGCCAGGCTGCTCGGCAGGGCtcgcccccccctccccgttcAGGTGTTCCCAGCGGTTCCGCACAACCGCAGCGCTGCCCCTTTAAGAGGGCGCTTGGCGGCCGGCCAGCCAGCcgggacagacagacagacagacacatccGGTTCAGCgggccctggcagcagccacGGCTGCGGAGGGGGCCGGGTGTGCCGGCCGCCCGACACCGGCCACCGCTGCGGGGATGCTGCTCGCCTCCTTCCTCCGGCGCTGCGTtcagctcctcctcctgcccatccACGGACTTGCCTGCCTGGGCTTATGGGACTCCTTCTATAAGAAAGTCTTTCCATATGTCATGGCCAAGGTGGCGCCCATGTACAACCATAAGGTCTACAAGCAGAAACAAGAGCTGTTCAGCAACTTAAGAAAATTTGCAGGCCCCTCGGGCCAGCTCATCTTGCTGGAAATCGGCACGGGCACTGGCACCAATTTCCAGTTCTACCCCCCAGGCTGCCGGCTGACGTGCACCGACCCTAACCCCAATTTCAGAAAGTTCCTCCTCAAGAGCCTCTCGGAGAACCGGCACCTTAAGCTTGAACATTTGGTGGTTGCTTCTGGCGAGGATCTGCACCAAATACTGGACGGCACCGTGGACGTGGTGGTGTGCACCTTAGTGCTCTGCTCCGTGACCAGCACCAGGAAAGTCCTGATGGAGGTTTTGCGAGTGCTCAGGCTGGTAAGCTGGGGGAGCACGAGGGAGATCGGGGATGCCGATTTGTGTCACAATAAGCCAAGCTTATCGTGTGTGTACTGACCTACATTTAGGATAAATGCAATCACCTGCACTGGGCCACGAAAGAGTTTAAAATCAACCATCATACCCACTTATCCActcagaagtaattttcttttgccCTGCTTCACCTGCAGATAAAAGAACCAGCTCAGGctgcttcccctctccctcctcagcaACCGGTGTGCTGCCATGCACGCACAAGGTCTGCAGTACCTGCACGGTGGTGCCGATTGCCTGGGCAAGGGAGAGACACAGCTACTCAATCAGGCAGCCTGGCTCCTGCACTTGCAGCTGGGCAACCTGCAAAAACTCCAAAGGCCAAAggtgtttcagaaagaaacagcaaagaagaaaaaacaagcaaacaaaaggcCCCAAACGAcccaggaggtgctgggagcGAGGAGGAGCAGCGCAGTACTGGATAAGCAGGATTACTGCAGTACAATGGTGGACTAAGGGGAGGGAAGCAGGAAGGGATGTGCATTGTAACACAGGTAAATCATTAATACCAGTTTCAGTTCATAGTTGCCATGTATATTCTCTAGTGAGTCTCTCTTATCTTTAAAACTTGTCCACCTGAGCAGGTATTTGCATTATAATCTAAGGTGACACTTGTAAAATGCCACATTCACACATCTCTCTCCCAatacttttttctccagttaGAGTAACTGGGGAAGAGTTTAATTTAAACTTAACACAAATCCTATCCACGGAGGTGAGCTAAATCTATGTAACTGGCCAGAGCCTCCATCTGTGAGTGAGACTTCAGCCCTGCATGTGGCTGAAAACCTAATTAATTCCTCGAGGCAATCTTGTGCACTCTTACAAAGCAAAACTAGAGGAGAGGGAGTAAGATCATACCCAACACCCTCCACTaagaagaggaagggaacaTCAGCTCTGAACCCGTGACTTCTCTGTTTGGCTCCACTGAGCAAGTTTTACAGGAAAGGTTTGCTTACAATACCAGATTTGCTTTTCATCTGTTATTAATAAACACAGAAAGACACAATTAAATGTTGATAGGGTTCACAAGACTGACAATGACAAAACTATTTTGCACTACATATACCGACTGTAGCTGGGATGCTAGATTTCTGCTTGCTAAAGCTCTCTCACATGTTTTataaacattaagaaataaacTCTCTTCCCCGCTGGTATGCAGGGTAAGCAAATTTATTCACATTTCTCAGatgagaaaaactgaaactCAAGGAAGCTGAAGTGGTTTGTCCAAGATCATCCAAGGCAGAGACAAAAACCCATTGGCAGCAGTTCCTGCCATCAGACCGTACTGCCTCTTGCACAATCCTAAGTTGCGCCTACCAGTAAACATGTAGTCCTCCAGTAATAACCACCAGCTTCAACGAAAACTGAATGGGAGGCACTTTTAGAGACTTCACAGGTCAAACCAAACATGCTTCTAGCATGCGTAACATCTAGGAAAGGAGGCTGGCCTTCAGAGAGGTGATGACAAAAGGCAGCGTGTTTACCTGCCTTTTATCAGATAACATAAGATAAAATGCTGCATACAGAGGTGAACGgataaaagataaaatgctgCATACAGGGGTGAACAGCCCCAAGtccttttaaatttgttttgatgGCACTGTTTTCCAGGGTGGAGCTTTCTACTTCTTGGAGCATGTGGCTGCAGATCATTCCAGTTGGACCTACTTTTGGCAAAGGGTCTGTGACCCAGTCTGGAAGTATTTTGGAGATGGGTGTTCCTTGAGCAGAGACACacagaaggagctggagaaaaCGAATTTCTCAGAACTGAATTTGAGGCGCATTCATGTCACACCTTACTGGATTCCTACTAGTCCTCATATCATTGGGtatgcagtaaaataaatgacCATGAGCACTGCGGGACACAGGACCTGCCTTCAGTACTCCTTTCATGCTTTGTAGACGGGTTTTCACCCTTACGGTCAGCCCACATACAGCAGCTGGCTCCCCAGAATAAAAGTATGGAAAACCCCCTGGGCATCCACAGCACCTTCAAACTGGGAATCACATTCTTCCGTTTGTTAGAGAGGCTTTCTGGATAGAGCTCTGAAGTAGAGCTGCTGCATAGGGACCAGGCAAACTGGAAAGAAGTCTAGACagcacaaaatacaaaataaaggaGGAGTCAGCATCTTAGACACttgagaaggggaagagggaagaaaaggaacagaagaaacatgCAAGCAAGTACAGAGGGCTAATGTTTTTCGAAGGGCAGAGAATAATGCCCAACCTCTAACGTTTCCGATACAGGACGCATGCATAATAGATATGGCATCAGTATGAGCATTTTCATTTCCGTCTTCCcattatgaaatatatttacaagCAGGCGTTCGTTTGCCCGTGCCAGTACAGTCCTCCCTGACAGGACTTCTGTTTATTCAGGGAAGTGCTCATTACAACACCAGTTCACGAGGCGTACTTCTCACTGGCCATTAGATGCTAATGCTACCAGCACTGATTTAACTTGAAACAGCCAcctacaaagcaaaaaacagaACTCCCCTTTACACTGGGGGAAAATGGGCATTTGTGAAATCAGATGGCAGAAATCTCATCTCCGCTGTAAAATGCTGCTACTAGATCAGTCATGTCCTTAGAGCCCTTTTGTCATGCTCTACTAACATGATTTACCTATGCTTAAACTCTTCATTTTCTACTCCCCCCCCAGTCTAGATCACACCTTAAAGAGGTCTCTTAAAAGCCAGGAGTTcattagaaatgttttccagtttaaCTCCCCTAGGACACCAAGGGAAGGTGCTGCTCTCTTGGCCACTGTTTAACCTTTTCTATGATATCCTGCAGTCTAGCAGTAAGGCACTAAAACCTGGCACAgattataagaaaataatgcattaatGTCTCTATTTTGTGCTCTGTACACATGCAACTAGTCTACATAGAAAGTAATTCCCGTTGTTCAAATCTGTTTCTCTAATATAGTTGCCACAAGGTGGAGGTATGAAGGTATGACAACAGAGTTCGTTAATAAAGCAGTCTAATAACAATGTCGCCGTATGCTGgattttatatttgctttattacCAGtagagggaggaggcagctcaTGGGACAGCGGGACTACCCGTCactcaacagaaaaacaacattcTCCAACGCATTTCACAAGAGAACTGCCTTTATTAGGGGCCTGAAGTCCTTCTTTCCCTGTACTAGGCTCACCTGGAGCAGGGCAATTAAATGCTAGTGGCTAATCTACATTGCTACCGAGTCCTTTGGAAAAGCACCGGCGACTGCCAAGTTGAAAAAGTTTTACAGAATGCATTTAGCATAGAATGGATCGTTCATTGTTGACTCAAGCTTATAAAGTTACTAAAACCAAGCCATATACTGTATGCAGTGAGTACTGaattaataaattgttttatCTCTGTTCCATGATTCTCATCAAAGGTCTGAAAGATAACTAAGAAAAGCAAGCTCGTTCACTGCAAAGGAGCCCATATGCGCATACCAAAGTATTTTAGGCGTCCACAAAGtggaaagactgaaaactgctgctgcagagagagcaCAGAGCAAGTGCTCATCCACCTACTTACAACAGGGTGGTAAATGAACTCttaaacaaatgtgttttaaatgaaatgttaatcAAACTTCTAACAAAACGCCTACAGCGAATCCGAGTTCAGATCAATTTCCTTCAGCTCACCAAAGACAACACACGGTTGCTTTAAGAGATATGAACTGTAACCTGAAACTGCTGAACACCAAATTAGGGCATCTTATGACATTTTGCCAGGGGTTACACACAAAGTTGTACTGCCCAGTTTATCCTGGTTACGCAAGAGACTGGCAGCTCCTCCTTCACCAGAGCTGGGACGCTAGGGTAACTGTTTGGTATGCAGTcctgtttttcccttccctgcctgtgaCCGGACTTTAAAATCAGCTTTAGAGAAAAGTCTACTAGATCAGTCCAAGGAGCTGAATATACTTCAAGAGGAACACGGCAAGTACATGAATGCAGCTCGGTCTGAATTTCAAGGGCTCTAATACACAGAAGAACTAGTTTTGCTCAGTACGGATCCTCTGTCCGACGCTGGAAATGACAGAGGCCAGCATCCTCCTCTTCCGTGCCTGCCTTGCGCTGCTTGCCATGCCCATCTACCTGCTATCGTTCCTGGGCATATGGAAGCCTTTCTgtaggaagatattttttcctttcttcttggaGAAGTTTTCTGCAATTCAcgagaggaaaacaaagaagcagaaacaggagCTATTTCGTAATCTACCTGACTTCACGAGCCCCTCAGGAGAGCTGAAGCTGCTGGAGATCGGGACCGGCTGCGGTGCCAACTTCCAGTTCTACCCACCAGGCTGCAAAGTCACATGCACTGACATAAACCCCCACTTCCAGCAAGGCCTGTTGAGAAGTATGAACAAGAACCAGCACATCCACTACGAGCGTTTCCTAGTAGCTGCAGGAGAAGACCTGCACCAGGTGCCCAGTGGTTCTGTGGATGCCGTCATCTGCACCTTGGTCCTCTGCTCTGTGCACAGTGTGAACGGCACCCTGAAGGAGGTACTGCGAGTGCTCAGACCAGTGAGTATCTGACTAAAAAGTTTGGTTATTACCTTTATCATCTGTTCCAGAGGCACTGcaccaaaaggaaagaaaaaaaaaggggaaaaaaaaaagttgtttttgaGCTTACAAACCAGACTTGGTTTATTTCCCTAGTTAAATCAGATTTACAACCACTCTGCACTGCTAAATGGTGCAAAGCAGTAGCAACATACTGGTCAGTCTGTCCTattcttaaaaggaaaaccCTAAAGGTAACATAGTCTGGTAACTAGAGCTGCCAGTAATTTTGTAAGTAATTACGGTATATCATTTAAAGCAGAACTGGCTCCTGTGGTGGTGTCTCTCCCCACACACCCCATATTTTCTTTGGGTGGGAAGCTCTCTGATCAAGACTGAaagtctgcattttaaataaactgcttCAGCCTCTTAGAAGTGGGGCTGATCTACCTGTATGACTAAAACAGTCTAATTAAATGCCTTCATTCCCTGTAGTACACTAATCAAgctaaagattaaaaaaaactgGTTTGTCAGGGTATTTTTGCAATAGACTTTCAGcctttaaaatggtattttcaagACAATCCTCTGCGTTGTCAAAAACTGATGCGTTTGAGTAGGTTTTATACATTTCTCTTAGTTTCCTTCGAAAAAAATGACATGCTAGCaactgtaattaaaacaaaaagacaacaAACTATTGCTATAATAAAAGAGGGATCAAATAAGTACATCCTTCACGCTTTTTGAATAGGCATTTTGAATCTCTGCCAAGTTTCCTGCTTACATTAATTCCAACTGAcaccacaaaagcaaaaagcaggcaggggaggggtgggagaaTACTGATGAGCGAGCAAACTGCACATGCATGGGTCTGTATTTGAGAggaggtgggatggagggagaagtTTGGCGTAACCCCAGCGCCTGCAGCGGCTCTGTAAGACgactttgttttttcccaggGAGGCGCTTTCTATTTCTTAGAGCACGTGGCCGCCGATCATTCCAGCTGGAAGTATTTTTGGCAGCAGATCTGCTATCCGACTTGGAAACTTGTCTTTGATGGATGCTGCCTAACGAGAGAGATATGGAAGAATCTCGAAGAGGCCAACTTCTCGGAGCTGAAATTACAACACATAAGCGTAGCGCTGCCCTGGACGCCCATTCAGCCTCACATCATCGGGTACGCTGTGAAGTAACTCACGCCGCCCTGCCAGGCCTTCTCCCCTGCCTCTACAGAAATTCCTTGAGAGAATCAACGCAGACATCACGGCATAGGCTAATCCAGACGTCTGAATCTAGGTAACACGGTGAAGGACTTTAATTAAGCTTCTGATTCAAGCATCAAATGAGAAGCGAGGGTCAGTTTTCTGAACATCTTTCCAGCCCTCGTGCTGCTGACTGTGCCTCACCAGAGCCCAGCCCATGGAGGATCccaggaggaggctgcaggatAATGCAAAACAGCccagcaggcagaaaaaaaaatgcattaactcAAGGGAACTTCTGCCTACGTCTGATTAACTCTGGGAAGGGATTCCTTCAGATGTTCCCCACACTGGGAAGCAGCCAGGGCTCGGTGAGCCGTTGTAATTCCTGCGCTGGGCTCGACCTGCTCCCCGCGCTCTGTCACAGCTGTTCACGTTCCAGCCTCCCAGAACAAGCAGTCAGATGCAAACCCTTAACACCCAACTCCTGCTCAGCCGCcagttatttatttagaaaagaggGGGGGAAGGGCAGGCACCACACCCTGCCTCCCCACATAACACTTACCAAAGCCTCTCGGTCACTTGGCTGCCTGCCCGCCTCTGCGCGGTAATCGGTTCTAACGCGGTTCGTCACTAGAGCATTAAAAGATTGGAGTTTAACGTTACGCGCTCGGGAAGTTTCTCTGAGAGCTGCCGCGGCTCGGTCCGGAGGCGCCGCCGCCTCAGGGGCCGTTGGCGGCGCCCCCGCGCGCCGGGTCCGGCCGCCATTTTGTCCCCCTCGACGGAGGATGCAGCGGGggcggcccgccgccgccctgctgctgctgctgctgccgctccTGGCGGGCACCCTCCCCGGCACGGCGGCCCCGCAGGCTTCCCCTGAGGGTACCGTGGCTGTACCGGAGCAGCGGGTGTGGGAAGGGCCGTGGAGGGCAGTTGAAGGGCCTGAGAgggcaggcggggagggggggaaggggaacgGGCCTGTGGTGTCCCGTGGCTCCCCACAGACACACGAAAAAACTTCACCTATACCTAAATCGGGTGAATTCATAAAGCACTGGTGACTGGAACCTGCTTACCCTCAATGTACACAGTAGGTCTGGACACAAGGAATGTAACCAGATGAAATACACCCATTTCATACTGTGGGATAACAATACAACCTAAGAAAACAGCCCTGGGATCTCCAGAAGCCGGGCTCCAGCTGCAAACATCAAAAATCCTGCAGCAAGCAACactgtagattaaaaaaaccccacaaacaacaaaaccaaaaaagaaaaccaaccaaacaaacccccaaaatgcTGCCGGTGCACCAAACCCTCTGTTTTCCACTTTGAACAAGATAACcaactgttctgttttgcagagtGCGGGCAACGGCCGCTCTTAGACAGCATCTCGGGATCCCGCATCGTAGGCGGACACTACACTCAAATTGGAGCGTGGCCATGGTCAGTCAGCCTCCAGATTCACCAAGCTGGTGTACAATTTATACACGTTTGTGGTGGAGTTTTAGTTAATGAGAATTCAGTACTTACCGCTGGCCACTGCGTCACAGGAAGGAAGTATGTATTCATGCCAATACCTCTTTTTATTAAGTATGAGGAGAGCATAGTAGATCAGCAAAGCATCGCTGGGGGTATCTGACCAAAAGGCAAATCCAGGGGACATACACGGACCGAGCTCTCATAATGCAGAACCAATGTGCAGACCCAAACTACGCAGCTCCTGTTTACTGATGTGGCCCGTAGGAGGGACTGGCCGTGGCACTAAGGACCAAACTCTGTCCCCTTTGTCACCTTTGCTGTAAGGGTCGCGTGTGGTGACGGCTGCTAGCCCAGCACAGGATGCAAAGTTACATCTTTAGAAGTCAACATCAAGAAGTCTTGGATACGCGCTTCTGGCTTGGCCCAGAACAacctttgttatttttaataaagggtCGTTTGTTTTTAATCTAGGTGACATTTTTGTTAGGTtgggagctttttttttcatggagctctaatttttctgattaatagatttttctgaagtagtAAAGCtcactgcaaaaagaaaatgttgcaatATTTAGATTAGAAACATTACAATTCATTAGTTTTAAcactatttccatttttttctgtttaacagaACCAACAATTTGGCacttaactgcttttttttggaCAATATGGTAAAAACACTCCTTAGAACAGGCCTTTTAAGTGTACTTacagcagttctgctgcatttcagccATCTGATCACTGTTGGCTTTTCTGTAGTCTTTAACAGAGTTTCAAAGTCTGCACACTAGTCGTATCAACGGTGTTGACATAACCATGACCTGAGGGAAACTGAACTGTAAAAATCTCAGAACTTTGGAATTTCATCATTATCAGGACTTGGTTAGGTCAGCtccttgtttctttaaatgcacttttacaaacattaatttaGAGGGGCATTatattgcaaataatttttatcttaCACTCTGGAGAATTTTGGAGGTTAATCTGAATTTTACAGCCTGCCCTTTGCTCATCACAGGCCAAATTCAATTCTCACTTAATatcagtgaagatttttttcaacatCCTTGACTAGCAATTAGGTCTGAATGACTCCGGCCCTATTTCTCAATTTAATCTTAAGTTGATATTAATTATTTGTAAGTTCTAGTTAATGGATTTCCCAAATCTAGGTACAAGCACAGTCTTTATAAGCGTTGTGGGTATAAGACTACttcctttctgcaaaataaat comes from Ciconia boyciana chromosome 27, ASM3463844v1, whole genome shotgun sequence and encodes:
- the LOC140644517 gene encoding thiol S-methyltransferase TMT1A-like isoform X1 translates to MLLASFLRRCVQLLLLPIHGLACLGLWDSFYKKVFPYVMAKVAPMYNHKVYKQKQELFSNLRKFAGPSGQLILLEIGTGTGTNFQFYPPGCRLTCTDPNPNFRKFLLKSLSENRHLKLEHLVVASGEDLHQILDGTVDVVVCTLVLCSVTSTRKVLMEVLRVLRLGGAFYFLEHVAADHSSWTYFWQRVCDPVWKYFGDGCSLSRDTQKELEKTNFSELNLRRIHVTPYWIPTSPHIIGCHKVEV
- the LOC140644517 gene encoding thiol S-methyltransferase TMT1A-like isoform X2 → MLLASFLRRCVQLLLLPIHGLACLGLWDSFYKKVFPYVMAKVAPMYNHKVYKQKQELFSNLRKFAGPSGQLILLEIGTGTGTNFQFYPPGCRLTCTDPNPNFRKFLLKSLSENRHLKLEHLVVASGEDLHQILDGTVDVVVCTLVLCSVTSTRKVLMEVLRVLRLGGAFYFLEHVAADHSSWTYFWQRVCDPVWKYFGDGCSLSRDTQKELEKTNFSELNLRRIHVTPYWIPTSPHIIGSER
- the LOC140644516 gene encoding thiol S-methyltransferase TMT1A-like yields the protein MTEASILLFRACLALLAMPIYLLSFLGIWKPFCRKIFFPFFLEKFSAIHERKTKKQKQELFRNLPDFTSPSGELKLLEIGTGCGANFQFYPPGCKVTCTDINPHFQQGLLRSMNKNQHIHYERFLVAAGEDLHQVPSGSVDAVICTLVLCSVHSVNGTLKEVLRVLRPGGAFYFLEHVAADHSSWKYFWQQICYPTWKLVFDGCCLTREIWKNLEEANFSELKLQHISVALPWTPIQPHIIGYAVK